One window of the Candidatus Nitrospira nitrosa genome contains the following:
- the bioD gene encoding dethiobiotin synthase gives MNHGIFITGTDTGVGKTLVAAALALHLKKHGYSVGVMKPIETGVSPATENQSDAARLRSTIESEEPLGAIRPYAFKIPSAPLTAAQAEGQTINLETISKVYRLLSKQYDHLVIEGVGGVLVPVTPKVMVTDLIKQLRLPVVVVGRSGLGGINHALLTIEVLQRRKITVVALVLNQTQSVRSDMSRIQERSTLDILRKQAGVPVLGPLPFAPGLPGRFRPTVIRLARSAAITHLAKLVLQAGRRSH, from the coding sequence ATGAACCACGGCATATTCATAACCGGTACTGACACTGGCGTCGGAAAGACATTGGTGGCGGCTGCACTCGCGCTTCATCTGAAAAAGCATGGCTACTCAGTCGGCGTCATGAAACCGATCGAGACCGGGGTGTCCCCGGCCACGGAAAACCAGTCTGACGCCGCCCGGTTGCGATCAACTATTGAGAGCGAAGAGCCTCTCGGAGCAATTCGCCCCTATGCCTTTAAAATTCCGAGCGCTCCCCTCACCGCCGCACAGGCCGAAGGCCAGACCATCAATCTGGAGACAATTAGCAAGGTCTATCGACTCTTGTCCAAGCAGTACGACCATCTTGTCATAGAGGGAGTCGGAGGCGTACTGGTGCCGGTTACACCGAAAGTCATGGTAACGGATCTCATTAAACAATTGCGCCTTCCCGTTGTGGTCGTTGGACGGTCTGGACTGGGAGGCATCAACCATGCACTCCTGACGATTGAGGTCCTTCAGCGAAGGAAGATCACCGTCGTGGCGCTCGTCCTTAATCAAACGCAGTCAGTTCGATCAGATATGTCGCGGATCCAAGAACGTTCCACACTCGACATACTCCGCAAACAAGCCGGTGTTCCCGTGCTTGGCCCTCTTCCGTTTGCGCCAGGTCTCCCAGGCCGATTCCGACCCACCGTCATCCGGCTGGCCCGCTCTGCTGCCATCACACACTTGGCGAAGTTGGTCTTGCAAGCCGGGCGACGAAGTCACTGA
- the queG gene encoding tRNA epoxyqueuosine(34) reductase QueG: MSLTTAIKQQARTLGFDAIGIVRLANNDAPSTLTPQPLEPCSDNATKIVPQLYHRLTEWLRRGYHGTMTWMERAPDKRADPRVVLPGCQSIISVGINYLTDHRANEQPGHGRIARYAWGKDYHKVFETRLKQLEEFIKILAPATHTRSYSDTGPLMEKAWAEQAGLGWIGKHSNLVSADHGSWLLLGEILTTVELEPDAPATDLCGSCTLCIQACPTNAIVQPYEIDATRCISYLTIELRGDESVIPQELHAGMGNKIFGCDDCLDVCPFNLRAEPTRESAFQPSAVTLAPSLDELSRLDEQTFLTLFQQSPIRRAKIHGFQRNIAIAQKNKTRS, from the coding sequence ATGTCTCTCACGACGGCAATCAAACAACAGGCTCGCACATTAGGGTTTGATGCCATCGGAATCGTGCGACTTGCGAACAATGATGCACCGTCAACGCTCACTCCCCAGCCACTCGAACCGTGCTCGGATAACGCAACCAAGATCGTGCCACAGCTCTACCACCGATTGACTGAATGGCTCCGCCGCGGCTACCACGGCACGATGACCTGGATGGAACGGGCTCCAGACAAGCGCGCCGATCCTCGCGTGGTCCTGCCCGGATGTCAGTCGATCATTTCCGTGGGAATCAACTATCTGACCGATCATCGCGCGAATGAGCAACCAGGTCATGGTCGGATCGCGCGGTACGCGTGGGGCAAGGATTATCACAAAGTCTTCGAGACGAGACTGAAACAATTGGAAGAATTCATCAAAATCCTGGCCCCTGCCACACACACTCGTTCGTATTCCGATACCGGACCTCTCATGGAAAAAGCTTGGGCAGAGCAAGCTGGCTTAGGATGGATCGGCAAACATTCCAACCTGGTATCTGCAGACCATGGTTCATGGCTGCTCCTAGGAGAAATCCTCACGACCGTGGAACTCGAACCCGACGCACCGGCGACCGACCTCTGCGGCAGCTGCACACTCTGTATCCAAGCCTGCCCCACCAATGCGATCGTGCAACCCTATGAGATCGATGCCACACGATGTATCTCCTACCTCACCATCGAACTGCGCGGAGATGAATCCGTAATTCCTCAAGAGTTACATGCAGGTATGGGAAACAAAATATTCGGATGCGACGATTGCCTCGATGTCTGCCCGTTTAACTTGCGCGCTGAACCAACCCGCGAGAGCGCCTTCCAACCTTCTGCGGTCACCCTCGCACCGAGCCTGGATGAACTTTCCCGACTCGATGAGCAGACCTTTCTCACCTTGTTTCAGCAGAGTCCGATTCGACGGGCCAAAATCCATGGCTTTCAGCGAAATATCGCCATCGCACAGAAAAACAAAACCCGCTCATAA
- a CDS encoding DGQHR domain-containing protein, with product MLATRITQKEGTFYFIAYKADHLLDKVRFTSRYYFEGEEIAQAKITEHDEVAQFIAGIERSEKGFQRVLNRQKIKQIVNLYETVVAQPMIPGTVLLFTDETLRFQKLDGSESIGNLSEPKGKYLVIDGQHRLAGLHFFHEKHPDQSLQVEVPCLLFDGRSADFATEMFVIINSTHTRINRSHLVDLYEKVSWESPEKKFTAKVVNLLYSESDSPLQYKINRLGGRSKQEKWVLQSEVFNELLKLVTAHKRWIESHLDMKAVRCYALVRDYFKGVKDVMGEPWGQNDRYMFTRDVTLKALIRVLDDLIVDRKLITAWEEQRSHQPFAELVKPWATLTKDFRADGFYERFPAKGQLERVRKIHQRLLDAIVG from the coding sequence ATGCTCGCGACGAGGATTACCCAAAAAGAAGGGACGTTTTATTTTATTGCCTATAAGGCTGACCATCTGTTGGACAAGGTGCGCTTTACGAGCCGGTACTATTTTGAAGGTGAGGAGATCGCGCAGGCGAAGATTACCGAGCACGATGAGGTCGCGCAGTTCATTGCGGGAATTGAACGGAGCGAGAAGGGCTTTCAGCGCGTCCTGAATCGGCAGAAGATCAAGCAGATCGTCAATCTCTATGAGACCGTCGTGGCGCAACCGATGATTCCCGGCACGGTGTTGCTCTTTACCGATGAAACGCTCCGTTTCCAGAAACTCGACGGTTCGGAATCGATCGGCAATCTGAGCGAGCCGAAAGGAAAATATCTGGTTATTGACGGACAACATCGTCTCGCCGGACTGCACTTCTTCCATGAGAAACATCCGGACCAGAGCCTGCAGGTTGAAGTTCCCTGCCTCTTGTTCGACGGGCGAAGCGCCGACTTTGCGACGGAGATGTTCGTCATCATCAACTCGACCCACACGCGCATCAACCGGTCTCATTTGGTCGATCTGTATGAGAAGGTGTCCTGGGAGAGCCCGGAGAAGAAGTTCACGGCCAAAGTTGTGAATCTGCTCTACAGCGAGTCCGACTCGCCGCTGCAGTACAAGATCAACCGTCTGGGAGGACGGAGCAAGCAGGAAAAATGGGTTTTGCAGTCCGAGGTGTTCAACGAGCTGTTAAAACTTGTTACGGCCCACAAACGATGGATCGAATCGCATCTGGATATGAAGGCCGTTCGCTGTTATGCGTTGGTGCGTGACTATTTTAAAGGCGTGAAGGACGTGATGGGTGAACCCTGGGGACAGAATGACCGCTATATGTTCACCCGTGATGTCACCCTCAAGGCCTTGATCCGGGTGCTGGACGACCTGATTGTGGATCGTAAACTCATAACCGCCTGGGAGGAGCAACGTTCACACCAACCCTTCGCCGAGCTGGTGAAGCCGTGGGCGACGCTCACCAAGGATTTCCGCGCCGACGGCTTTTATGAACGGTTCCCCGCGAAAGGCCAACTTGAACGTGTTCGCAAAATTCATCAGCGGTTGCTGGACGCGATTGTCGGGTAG
- a CDS encoding multicopper oxidase domain-containing protein: MQRFRLLASTLGLAVLLGGSGCITMPASAGAKVHEVTFTAMETEIVVDGNGTKYKAWTFNGQMPGPVVRVTEGDTVNFTLIGDKNNSFPHSMDFHAAELDFLKNYHKTVSAGETHKYSFVAKKPGVFFYHCGASPMIQHVARGMFGAIIVDPKDASAWPKADREFVLVQSEFWKNPDNVQAMFDRKWDNTIFNGGIFKYHPFFPGGEPLEVKVGERVRIYFVNAGPNEFSALHPIAEIWDNVYESGNPANKFTGVQTYVVGPGSGATFDMIVDNPGAYPVVTHSLTGALRGAIAVVIANQNPKDYKGQLMPNTPWNP; this comes from the coding sequence ATGCAGAGGTTTCGTTTGCTTGCATCCACCCTAGGACTTGCTGTCCTTCTGGGAGGCAGCGGATGTATTACTATGCCTGCGTCCGCAGGGGCAAAGGTTCATGAGGTCACCTTCACCGCGATGGAAACGGAAATCGTCGTTGACGGGAACGGGACAAAATACAAGGCCTGGACGTTCAACGGACAAATGCCAGGCCCGGTCGTGCGGGTCACCGAAGGCGATACGGTAAACTTCACCCTGATCGGCGACAAGAACAACTCCTTCCCGCATTCGATGGACTTCCATGCGGCGGAGCTCGACTTCTTGAAGAACTACCACAAGACCGTTTCAGCGGGCGAGACACACAAGTACTCCTTCGTCGCAAAGAAGCCAGGTGTGTTCTTCTATCACTGCGGTGCCAGCCCCATGATTCAGCACGTGGCTCGTGGCATGTTCGGTGCCATCATTGTGGACCCGAAGGATGCCAGTGCGTGGCCAAAGGCCGATCGTGAATTCGTCCTGGTCCAATCCGAGTTCTGGAAGAACCCGGACAACGTGCAGGCAATGTTTGATCGGAAGTGGGACAATACGATTTTCAACGGGGGGATCTTCAAGTATCACCCATTCTTCCCTGGTGGAGAGCCGTTGGAAGTCAAGGTTGGTGAACGGGTACGCATTTACTTCGTGAATGCCGGCCCGAACGAGTTCTCGGCGCTCCATCCGATCGCTGAAATCTGGGACAATGTCTATGAAAGCGGCAACCCGGCGAACAAGTTCACGGGGGTCCAGACCTATGTGGTCGGTCCAGGCAGCGGGGCCACGTTTGATATGATCGTGGATAACCCAGGAGCCTATCCGGTGGTGACCCACTCCTTGACGGGCGCGCTGCGCGGCGCGATCGCAGTGGTGATTGCCAACCAGAATCCGAAGGACTACAAGGGTCAATTGATGCCCAACACTCCCTGGAACCCGTAA
- a CDS encoding SRPBCC family protein translates to MSGRRTGAARTLLALIAFELLLSVAVMGAAVSGGAETDRLEVAVEPQGGVRATAQVLFPATSAVIQSLLTDYQHWPELFEVRMKVVQVLVRDGVATVDLRIEHPLMPGERKLVTESTILPNGGLVTDLTGGDFKRYHRVWKLQSIEAGTQTRADFELVVEPHTFVPDRIIAIVMRQELETHFRIVKQKALEQAKR, encoded by the coding sequence TTGTCGGGTAGACGAACAGGGGCAGCCCGGACCCTTCTCGCGCTGATCGCGTTCGAGCTGCTTCTGTCCGTCGCTGTCATGGGGGCAGCGGTTTCGGGAGGAGCTGAGACGGATCGGTTAGAAGTGGCCGTTGAGCCACAAGGGGGTGTCCGCGCGACGGCGCAGGTCCTATTCCCAGCAACCTCGGCTGTGATCCAGTCGCTATTGACCGATTACCAGCATTGGCCGGAGTTGTTTGAAGTGCGGATGAAAGTGGTGCAGGTGCTCGTGCGGGATGGCGTGGCGACGGTCGATCTTCGTATCGAACATCCGTTGATGCCCGGCGAACGGAAGTTGGTGACAGAGTCCACGATCTTGCCGAACGGCGGTCTCGTAACGGATCTTACCGGTGGCGACTTTAAGCGGTATCACCGGGTCTGGAAACTTCAATCGATCGAGGCGGGGACGCAGACGCGGGCCGATTTCGAGCTGGTCGTTGAGCCTCACACCTTCGTACCGGATCGAATTATTGCGATCGTCATGCGTCAGGAACTGGAAACCCATTTTCGGATCGTGAAACAAAAGGCACTGGAACAGGCCAAGCGGTAA
- a CDS encoding group I truncated hemoglobin: MSFSKKIMSMVVAVAAAWTLSSATSFAADASLYERLGGQGAIQAVVTKFIANVGGDKRINSYFATTDLKKLNKLLVEQVCMATGGPCSYSGRDMKTTHKGMKVTDAAFGALVEDLVSALDTFNVPAKEKGELLGILGPMKSDIVEAK; encoded by the coding sequence ATGTCGTTTAGCAAGAAGATTATGAGCATGGTCGTTGCCGTCGCAGCTGCGTGGACGCTGAGCAGCGCCACGTCCTTTGCCGCAGATGCCTCTCTCTATGAGCGGCTCGGCGGACAGGGCGCGATTCAAGCCGTGGTCACCAAGTTCATCGCCAACGTGGGCGGCGACAAGCGGATCAATAGCTACTTTGCGACCACCGACCTCAAGAAGCTCAACAAGCTCTTGGTCGAGCAGGTCTGTATGGCGACCGGTGGGCCCTGCAGCTACTCTGGTCGGGATATGAAGACCACGCACAAGGGCATGAAGGTCACTGACGCTGCCTTTGGTGCGCTCGTGGAAGACCTGGTCAGCGCCTTGGATACCTTCAACGTTCCGGCAAAGGAAAAGGGCGAGCTTTTGGGCATCCTTGGGCCGATGAAGAGCGACATCGTCGAAGCCAAGTAA
- the thiE gene encoding thiamine phosphate synthase, producing the protein MPRPMLSGLYVILDPSVCPDRPLHEVLTVSAQAGATLFQYRNKSASMKDAYIEAMELRKLAAELEVLFIVNDRCDLALAVDADGVHLGQGDLPLNLARKVMGPDKLIGISTHHAEQVRAATAGQPDYLGFGPIFKPVSKLDHDPVVGIAGLNAIRALTPLPIFAIGGMTLDHVQDVIGAGANGVAVISAILKASDIRHTVSDFVARLARPTSPSV; encoded by the coding sequence ATGCCAAGACCCATGCTCTCCGGGCTCTACGTCATTCTTGATCCATCAGTCTGCCCAGACCGTCCGCTTCATGAGGTCTTGACGGTTTCTGCCCAAGCGGGTGCCACACTGTTTCAGTACCGGAATAAGTCAGCCTCAATGAAAGACGCCTATATCGAGGCGATGGAGCTTCGGAAGCTTGCCGCTGAGCTTGAAGTCCTGTTCATCGTCAATGATCGCTGTGATCTGGCATTGGCGGTCGATGCAGACGGCGTGCACCTCGGTCAAGGAGATTTGCCGCTGAATCTCGCACGCAAGGTGATGGGGCCTGACAAGCTGATCGGTATCTCAACGCATCATGCGGAGCAGGTACGGGCTGCGACGGCGGGCCAACCCGATTATCTCGGCTTCGGTCCGATTTTTAAGCCTGTCTCGAAACTTGATCATGATCCGGTTGTTGGCATCGCTGGATTGAACGCGATCCGCGCACTGACGCCGCTTCCCATCTTTGCCATTGGAGGTATGACACTCGATCACGTGCAGGATGTGATCGGCGCAGGAGCGAACGGGGTCGCCGTGATCTCCGCAATTCTCAAGGCATCGGATATCAGGCACACGGTCAGTGACTTCGTCGCCCGGCTTGCAAGACCAACTTCGCCAAGTGTGTGA